The following proteins are encoded in a genomic region of Stigmatopora nigra isolate UIUO_SnigA chromosome 3, RoL_Snig_1.1, whole genome shotgun sequence:
- the LOC144194002 gene encoding BTB/POZ domain-containing protein 1-like, translating into MATGGGGNASASNHESMSTPNGAPVGLSNALGPAAPLPVVAGVYNWQATKSSLKERFAYLFNNELLSDVRFVVGSGLETQRIPAHKFVLAAGSAVFDAMFNGVMATISTEIELPDAEPAAFLSLLRFLYSDDVHISPGSVMSTLNTAKKYAVPALATHCVEFVSKHLKAENAFMLLMQAKLFDDPQIASLCLDTIDKSTAEAVNAEAFTDIDLDTLCTILERDTLSIRENRLFGAVVRWAEAECSRQTVPATSENKHRVLGKALPLIRFPLMSVEKFPVANPKPRANNVDRPRCCLRGEECSVNRFQHVESRWGYSGTSDRIRFNVSRRISIVGFGLYGSIHGHTEYQVNIQIMESDKHLTVGQNDTGFSCDGTSNTFRVMFTEPVEILPNVSYTACATLKGPDSHYGTKGLKKVTQESATGTKTTFVFFKSPGNNNGTSVEDGQIPEILYYA; encoded by the exons ATGGCAACCGGTGGCGGGGGCAATGCTTCAGCGTCCAACCACGAGTCCATGTCGACTCCGAACGGAGCTCCGGTGGGGCTCTCCAACGCGCTCGGCCCTGCCGCCCCCTTGCCCGTAGTCGCCGGTGTTTACAACTGGCAGGCGACCAAGAGCTCCCTGAAGGAGCGCTTCGCTTACCTCTTCAACAACGAACTACTTAGCGACGTCAGGTTTGTGGTGGGCAGTGGCCTAGAGACCCAGAGGATACCAGCCCATAAATTCGTCTTGGCCGCTGGCAGTGCCGTGTTTGATGCTATGTTCAACGGGGTGATGGCGACCATCTCCACCGAAATCGAGCTGCCCGACGCCGAACCGGCGGCCTTCCTCTCTTTGCTCAG GTTCCTGTATTCAGATGATGTTCACATCAGCCCGGGGAGTGTGATGTCCACCCTCAATACGGCAAAGAAATATGCTGTCCCCGCTCTGGCCACGCACTGCGTGGAGTTTGTCAGCAAGCACCTTAAAGCGGAGAACGCATTCATGCTCCTCATGCAG GCAAAGCTATTCGATGACCCTCAAATAGCAAGTCTCTGTTTGGACACGATAGATAAAAGCACGGCGGAGGCAGTCAATGCAGAGGCCTTCACTGATATCGATCTCG ACACTCTGTGTACAATCCTGGAACGAGACACACTAAGCATCAGGGAGAACCGGCTTTTCGGGGCCGTGGTACGTTGGGCTGAAGCCGAATGTAGCCGACAAACGGTTCCGGCGACTTCAGAGAACAAACACAGGGTGCTCGGGAAAGCGCTTCCGCTCATTCGCTTCCCACTCATGAGTGTTGAGAAGTTTCCCGTAG CGAATCCCAAACCACGAGCCAACAACGTGGACCGGCCCCGCTGTTGCCTCCGCGGAGAAGAATGCAGCGTTAATAGGTTTCAGCACGTGGAGAGTCGATGGGGCTACAGCGGCACCAGCGACAGAATCCGGTTCAACGTCAGTCGACGAATATCCATCGTGGGCTTCGGTCTCTACGGTTCCATCCACGGACACACGGAATACCAAGTCAACATACAG aTAATGGAGAGCGACAAACACCTCACGGTGGGACAGAACGACACAGGTTTCAGTTGTGACGGCACTTCCAACACTTTCCGAGTCATGTTCACCGAGCCTGTGGAAATCTTACCCAACGTCAGCTATACAGCATGTGCCACTTTAAAG GGACCTGACTCCCACTACGGCACAAAAGGGTTGAAGAAGGTCACACAGGAGTCGGCCACAGGGACTAAGACAACCTTTGTCTTTTTCAAATCTCCCGGTAACAATAACGGTACTTCCGTGGAGGACGGTCAGATACCAGAGATCCTCTACTATGCCTAA
- the zrsr2 gene encoding U2 small nuclear ribonucleoprotein auxiliary factor 35 kDa subunit-related protein 2-like isoform X1, translating into MAASIIPLDCAPSLSHKQRKAASRKERRKRKRQAMARIRECAAEQSGSGVDPLKEVDGDEENDEDDKNDEDDKIVEEERQRLHDEWMERERLAQEEFRSISQREETARKKREEDERKIKEEWEAQQKREKEEQEQKQQEKRDREEAVQKMLDEAENQLTNGGPWMNPEAPVTDKTENYGTERDAANCPFFIKTGSCRFGDRCSRKHVYPSTSPTLMIRAMFKTYGMEQSRRDDYDVDASLEYGEEELHESFTEFYHDVLPEFRTIGKVIQFKVSCNYEPHLRGNVYVQFETEAQCREAFMKFNGRWYAGKQLHCEICPVTRWKNAICGLFDRKRCPKGKHCNFLHVFRNPGNEFWEADRDLNVSPDRSIKGSHSERHSERRGDRSWRSHRSPPRSERSERSYSRREDERRSERSRDWRTSHHQRDDSGRSFRSVRYDRGRDRHRSRSRERSRTRSRERKRSRDRDRSVKSRDKSEEKARNGEAERNKPAIEKRKHLSPDKEEEKPNSLDGDDKRQRRHTHSKKSKKKKKKKHKKRSCSPEGMTSSKESEGEEMAEKLSEKSPSAEKENNDDLRASPCLEAEKPLAEEQTLSS; encoded by the exons ATGGCAGCGTCTATCATCCCGTTGGACTGTGCTCCTTCTTTAAG TCACAAGCAACGCAAGGCTGCCTCcaggaaagaaagaaggaagcGGAAACGACAAGCTATGGCCAGAATCAGAGAGTGTG CTGCAGAACAAAGTGGATCCGGTGTTGATCCACTGAAAGAAGTGGATGGCGACGAGGAGAACGATGAAGACGACAAAAACGATGAAGACGACAAGATAGTGGAGGAGGAACG GCAACGGTTACACGACGAGTGGATGGAGCGAGAGCGGCTCGCACAAGAAGAATTTCGTTCAATATCTCAGCGGGAGGAGACTGCGAGGAAAAAGAGAGAGGAGGATGAG CGGAAGATAAAGGAGGAATGGGAGGCCCAgcagaagagagaaaaagaagaacaagagcAGAAGCAGCAGGAAAAACGAGACAGAGAG GaggctgttcagaaaatgttgGATGAAGCAGAAAATCAG CTCACTAATGGAGGACCGTGGATGAATCCTGAAGCTCCCGTAACGGATAAAACTGAAAATTATGGGACAGAGCGAGATGCAGCCAACTGcccttttttcatcaaaactgGGTCCTGCCGTTTTGGCGACAG aTGTTCCCGGAAGCATGTTTATCCATCGACTAGCCCTACCCTAATGATCCGGGCAATGTTTAAAACATACGGCATGGAACAGTCTCGACGCGACGATTACGACGTTGACGCTTCTCTGGAATATGGCGAGGAAGAGCTGCACGAGTCTTTTACTGAATTTTACCACGATGTTCTACCGGAGTTTAGAACTATTGGTAAAGTGATTCAGTTTAAG gTGAGCTGCAACTATGAGCCACACTTGCGTGGGAACGTTTACGTACAGTTTGAAAC AGAGGCACAGTGCAGAGAAGCCTTCATGAAGTTTAACGGAAGGTGGTATGCGGGCAAACAACTGCATTGTGAGATATGTCCTGTCACAAGGTGGAAGAATGCCATTTGTG GACTGTTTGACCGAAAAAGGTGCCCCAAAGGAAAACATTGCAATTTTCTACACGTATTCCGAAATCCAGGCAATGAATTCTGGGAGGCTGACAGGGATCTCAACGTATCGCCGGACCGCAGCATCAAGGGAAGTCACTCAGAGAGACATTCGGAAAGACGCGGAGACCGATCGTGGAGGAGTCACCGCAGCCCGCCGAGGTCGGAAAGATCGGAAAGATCCTACAGCAGACGTGAGGACGAGCGACGCAGCGAGAGGAGTCGAGACTGGAGGACGTCTCACCACCAAAGAGACGACAGCGGGCGTTCGTTCAGGTCGGTGCGTTACGACCGAGGTAGAGATCGACACCGCAGCAGGAGCAGAGAAAGGTCTCGGACTAGAAGTCGAGAGCGTAAAAGAAGTAGGGACCGCGACAGGAGTGTGAAAAGTCGTGATAAAAGTGAAGAGAAAGCCAGAAACGGCGAGGCGGAACGAAACAAACCAGCCATAGAAAAGCGCAAACATCTCAGCCCAGATAAAGAAGAGGAAAAGCCTAACAGTCTTGATGGGGATGACAAGCGACAACGCCgccacacacactcaaaaaagagcaaaaagaaaaagaagaagaagcacaaGAAGAGAAGCTGTTCACCCGAAGGCATGACTTCCTCGAAAGAGTCAGAGGGAGAAGAAATGGCGGAGAAACTGTCGGAAAAAAGTCCAAGCGCCGAGAAAGAGAACAACGACGACTTGAGGGCAAGTCCATGCCTGGAAGCAGAGAAACCTCTTGCGGAAGAACAGACATTAAGCTCTTAG
- the zrsr2 gene encoding uncharacterized protein zrsr2 isoform X2 has product MERERLAQEEFRSISQREETARKKREEDERKIKEEWEAQQKREKEEQEQKQQEKRDREEAVQKMLDEAENQLTNGGPWMNPEAPVTDKTENYGTERDAANCPFFIKTGSCRFGDRCSRKHVYPSTSPTLMIRAMFKTYGMEQSRRDDYDVDASLEYGEEELHESFTEFYHDVLPEFRTIGKVIQFKVSCNYEPHLRGNVYVQFETEAQCREAFMKFNGRWYAGKQLHCEICPVTRWKNAICGLFDRKRCPKGKHCNFLHVFRNPGNEFWEADRDLNVSPDRSIKGSHSERHSERRGDRSWRSHRSPPRSERSERSYSRREDERRSERSRDWRTSHHQRDDSGRSFRSVRYDRGRDRHRSRSRERSRTRSRERKRSRDRDRSVKSRDKSEEKARNGEAERNKPAIEKRKHLSPDKEEEKPNSLDGDDKRQRRHTHSKKSKKKKKKKHKKRSCSPEGMTSSKESEGEEMAEKLSEKSPSAEKENNDDLRASPCLEAEKPLAEEQTLSS; this is encoded by the exons ATGGAGCGAGAGCGGCTCGCACAAGAAGAATTTCGTTCAATATCTCAGCGGGAGGAGACTGCGAGGAAAAAGAGAGAGGAGGATGAG CGGAAGATAAAGGAGGAATGGGAGGCCCAgcagaagagagaaaaagaagaacaagagcAGAAGCAGCAGGAAAAACGAGACAGAGAG GaggctgttcagaaaatgttgGATGAAGCAGAAAATCAG CTCACTAATGGAGGACCGTGGATGAATCCTGAAGCTCCCGTAACGGATAAAACTGAAAATTATGGGACAGAGCGAGATGCAGCCAACTGcccttttttcatcaaaactgGGTCCTGCCGTTTTGGCGACAG aTGTTCCCGGAAGCATGTTTATCCATCGACTAGCCCTACCCTAATGATCCGGGCAATGTTTAAAACATACGGCATGGAACAGTCTCGACGCGACGATTACGACGTTGACGCTTCTCTGGAATATGGCGAGGAAGAGCTGCACGAGTCTTTTACTGAATTTTACCACGATGTTCTACCGGAGTTTAGAACTATTGGTAAAGTGATTCAGTTTAAG gTGAGCTGCAACTATGAGCCACACTTGCGTGGGAACGTTTACGTACAGTTTGAAAC AGAGGCACAGTGCAGAGAAGCCTTCATGAAGTTTAACGGAAGGTGGTATGCGGGCAAACAACTGCATTGTGAGATATGTCCTGTCACAAGGTGGAAGAATGCCATTTGTG GACTGTTTGACCGAAAAAGGTGCCCCAAAGGAAAACATTGCAATTTTCTACACGTATTCCGAAATCCAGGCAATGAATTCTGGGAGGCTGACAGGGATCTCAACGTATCGCCGGACCGCAGCATCAAGGGAAGTCACTCAGAGAGACATTCGGAAAGACGCGGAGACCGATCGTGGAGGAGTCACCGCAGCCCGCCGAGGTCGGAAAGATCGGAAAGATCCTACAGCAGACGTGAGGACGAGCGACGCAGCGAGAGGAGTCGAGACTGGAGGACGTCTCACCACCAAAGAGACGACAGCGGGCGTTCGTTCAGGTCGGTGCGTTACGACCGAGGTAGAGATCGACACCGCAGCAGGAGCAGAGAAAGGTCTCGGACTAGAAGTCGAGAGCGTAAAAGAAGTAGGGACCGCGACAGGAGTGTGAAAAGTCGTGATAAAAGTGAAGAGAAAGCCAGAAACGGCGAGGCGGAACGAAACAAACCAGCCATAGAAAAGCGCAAACATCTCAGCCCAGATAAAGAAGAGGAAAAGCCTAACAGTCTTGATGGGGATGACAAGCGACAACGCCgccacacacactcaaaaaagagcaaaaagaaaaagaagaagaagcacaaGAAGAGAAGCTGTTCACCCGAAGGCATGACTTCCTCGAAAGAGTCAGAGGGAGAAGAAATGGCGGAGAAACTGTCGGAAAAAAGTCCAAGCGCCGAGAAAGAGAACAACGACGACTTGAGGGCAAGTCCATGCCTGGAAGCAGAGAAACCTCTTGCGGAAGAACAGACATTAAGCTCTTAG
- the LOC144194003 gene encoding AP-1 complex subunit sigma-2 has product MQFMLLFSRQGKLRLQKWYVPLSDKERKKISRDLVQTILARKPKMCSFLEWRDLKIVYKRYASLYFCCAVEDQDNELITLEIIHRYVELLDKYFGSVCELDIIFNFEKAYFILDEFLLGGEAQETSKKNVLKAIEQADLLQEEAEAPRSVLEEIGLT; this is encoded by the exons ATGCAGTTCATGCTGCTGTTCAGCCGGCAAGGAAAGCTGCGCCTCCAAAAATGGTACGTGCCGCTCTCTGACAAGGAGAGGAAGAAGATCTCCAGAGATCTGGTTCAGACCATACTGGCCAGGAAGCCCAAAATGTGCAGCTTCTTGGAGTGGCGCGACCTGAAGATTGTTTACAAGCG ATACGCTAGCCTGTATTTCTGCTGCGCTGTGGAAGATCAGGACAACGAGTTAATCACCCTGGAGATCATCCACCGATACGTGGAGTTGTTGGACAAGTACTTTGGCAGT GTGTGTGAGTTGGACATCATCTTTAACTTTGAGAAGGCCTACTTCATTCTTGATGAGTTCCTGTTGGGCGGCGAGGCCCAGGAAACCTCCAAGAAGAATGTGCTGAAAGCCATCGAGCAAGCAGACCTGTTGCAAGAG GAAGCGGAGGCCCCAAGGAGTGTTTTAGAAGAAATCGGGCTGACATAG